The proteins below are encoded in one region of Mycobacterium sp. 3519A:
- a CDS encoding DNA-3-methyladenine glycosylase 2 family protein, producing the protein MHEDFDRCYRAVQSKDARFDGWFVTAVLTTKIYCRPSCPVRPPFARNMRFYPTAAAAQRAGFRACKRCRPDASPGSPEWNVRGDVVARAMRLIADGTVDREGVTGLAARVGYTTRQLERLLQAEVGANPLALARAQRSQTARVLIETTELPFSDVAFAAGFSSIRQFNDTVRMVLDLTPTALRQRARARFGRGDDDGGGARGVLSLRLPVRTPFAYEGLFGHLAASAVPGVEEVRNGAYRRTMRLPNGNGIASLTPHPDHVQCRLVLDGFRDLSTAIARCRRLLDLDADPEAVVDALSADPDLTALVAKAPGQRIPRTIDEQELAIRVVLGQQVSLKAARTHAGRIAMAYGQPVADPNGGLSLVFPAVEHLAEIDPAHLAFPKSRQRSLVTLIGAMANGDVVLDAGCDWNRAREQLLALPGIGPWTAEVIAMRGLGDPDAFPVSDLGVRLAARQLGLPDDVRPLTERSAQWRPWRSYATQHLWTALDHAVNEWPPKEK; encoded by the coding sequence ATGCACGAGGATTTCGACCGCTGCTATCGGGCAGTCCAGTCGAAGGACGCCCGGTTCGACGGTTGGTTCGTCACCGCCGTGCTGACCACCAAGATCTATTGCAGGCCCAGTTGCCCGGTCCGCCCTCCGTTCGCCCGCAACATGCGGTTCTATCCGACAGCCGCTGCCGCGCAGCGCGCCGGCTTCCGAGCCTGTAAGCGGTGCCGGCCCGACGCGTCGCCGGGTTCGCCTGAGTGGAATGTCCGTGGCGACGTCGTGGCCAGGGCGATGCGGCTGATCGCCGACGGCACCGTGGACCGCGAGGGCGTCACCGGCCTGGCGGCGCGGGTCGGCTACACCACCCGACAGCTCGAGCGGTTGCTGCAGGCCGAGGTCGGCGCCAATCCGCTCGCCCTGGCACGCGCGCAGCGCAGCCAGACGGCGCGGGTGCTGATCGAGACCACCGAGCTGCCGTTCAGCGATGTCGCGTTCGCGGCCGGCTTCTCGAGCATCCGGCAGTTCAACGACACGGTCCGGATGGTGTTGGACCTGACCCCCACCGCGCTACGCCAGCGCGCCCGGGCGCGGTTCGGGCGGGGCGACGACGACGGCGGCGGCGCACGCGGCGTGTTGTCGCTGCGACTGCCGGTGCGCACACCGTTCGCGTACGAGGGTTTGTTCGGCCATCTCGCCGCCAGTGCGGTGCCCGGCGTCGAAGAAGTGCGCAACGGCGCCTACCGGCGGACGATGCGCCTGCCCAACGGCAACGGAATCGCCAGTCTCACACCGCATCCTGACCACGTGCAGTGTCGGTTGGTGTTGGACGGTTTCCGCGATCTGTCGACGGCGATCGCGCGTTGCCGCCGCCTGCTCGACCTCGACGCCGACCCGGAAGCCGTCGTCGACGCATTGAGCGCCGACCCCGACCTCACCGCCTTGGTGGCCAAGGCACCGGGACAGCGAATCCCACGAACCATCGACGAACAGGAACTGGCCATCCGCGTGGTGCTCGGACAGCAGGTGTCGCTGAAGGCCGCGCGTACGCACGCCGGGCGCATCGCGATGGCCTACGGGCAACCGGTCGCCGACCCGAACGGTGGTCTGTCACTTGTCTTTCCGGCTGTCGAACACCTCGCCGAGATCGATCCGGCGCACCTCGCCTTCCCGAAGTCCAGGCAACGGTCACTGGTGACCCTGATCGGCGCGATGGCCAATGGCGACGTGGTGCTCGACGCCGGCTGCGACTGGAACCGGGCGCGCGAACAACTGCTGGCGTTGCCGGGCATCGGCCCGTGGACTGCCGAGGTGATCGCGATGCGGGGCCTCGGAGACCCCGACGCCTTCCCGGTCAGCGATCTCGGTGTCCGGCTGGCAGCCAGACAGCTCGGGCTGCCCGACGACGTCCGCCCGCTCACCGAACGCAGTGCGCAGTGGCGGCCTTGGCGGTCGTATGCCACCCAGCATCTGTGGACGGCCCTGGATCACGCGGTCAACGAGTGGCCGCCGAAGGAGAAGTGA
- a CDS encoding alpha/beta fold hydrolase, with protein sequence MATTRYQTVDIDGLNLFYREAGAPDAPVVLLLHGFPSSSRMWQPLIDRLSDRYRMVAPDYPGFGHSDAPSADSFGYTFDRIAAYVERFTDAVGLDRYSLVVQDYGGPVGMRLAVRRPERLTALVVQNAVCHEDGLGPLWETRRAFWSDRASHEEALRENFFSPAATRQRHVGNSPHPDHYDPDLWTDELSFLRRPGQQDIQTDLFYDYRTNVASYPDWQRWLREMQPPLLVLWGRYDPSFQQDEAEAYRRDVPGAEVHVIDAGHFALDEAPDVVASLTDGFLARVIT encoded by the coding sequence ATGGCTACGACTCGGTACCAGACGGTCGACATCGATGGTCTGAATCTCTTCTACCGCGAGGCCGGCGCCCCCGATGCGCCGGTTGTTCTTCTGTTGCACGGGTTTCCCTCGTCATCGCGGATGTGGCAGCCGCTAATCGACCGGTTGTCTGACCGCTACCGAATGGTCGCTCCTGACTACCCCGGGTTCGGTCACAGTGACGCGCCGTCCGCAGACAGCTTCGGTTACACGTTTGACCGGATCGCAGCGTACGTCGAGAGGTTCACCGACGCAGTCGGTCTCGACCGCTATTCGCTCGTCGTCCAGGACTACGGCGGACCTGTCGGGATGCGGCTTGCGGTGCGTCGGCCGGAGCGACTGACCGCGCTCGTCGTGCAGAATGCGGTGTGCCACGAGGACGGCCTCGGCCCGCTATGGGAAACACGCCGGGCGTTCTGGTCCGACCGCGCGAGCCACGAAGAAGCGCTTCGCGAGAACTTCTTCTCGCCCGCGGCGACCCGGCAGCGCCACGTCGGCAACAGCCCGCATCCGGACCATTACGACCCCGATCTATGGACCGACGAACTTTCGTTCCTGCGTCGCCCCGGTCAACAGGACATCCAGACCGACCTGTTCTACGACTACCGCACCAACGTCGCGAGCTATCCGGACTGGCAGCGGTGGCTACGCGAGATGCAACCGCCGCTGTTGGTCCTCTGGGGGCGCTACGATCCGTCGTTTCAACAGGACGAGGCGGAGGCCTACCGGCGCGATGTGCCCGGCGCCGAGGTGCACGTGATCGATGCGGGCCACTTCGCACTCGACGAAGCTCCCGACGTCGTCGCCTCGCTCACCGACGGCTTCCTCGCGCGGGTGATCACTTGA
- a CDS encoding DUF4383 domain-containing protein → MGEVGGVVRQTATVDRRDRAVGEHVPPLSSASVPVASRSSVGRGLLTVEGLAIGVLGGVALASSMGYARFGADGMPMLGLKVTPPHAALLLVMGALALLACLGPRTALIFSAVTAFGWAVLTVVCAFKVAHHAPGVLGFDPRDSFLYGALSAYNLVTSVLLAFALFRIRRKV, encoded by the coding sequence GTGGGCGAAGTTGGAGGCGTGGTTCGGCAAACCGCGACTGTTGATCGGCGCGACCGAGCAGTCGGCGAGCACGTGCCGCCGTTGTCGAGCGCCTCAGTGCCAGTGGCCAGTCGCTCCAGCGTAGGCCGAGGGTTGTTGACCGTCGAGGGCTTGGCCATCGGGGTGCTCGGCGGCGTGGCGTTGGCCTCGTCGATGGGGTACGCCCGATTCGGCGCCGACGGCATGCCGATGCTGGGACTCAAGGTGACTCCGCCGCATGCCGCGCTCCTCCTGGTGATGGGAGCGCTGGCCCTGCTGGCATGTCTAGGCCCGCGGACGGCCCTGATCTTCAGTGCCGTCACGGCATTCGGGTGGGCCGTCCTGACCGTGGTGTGCGCGTTCAAGGTCGCACACCACGCCCCAGGCGTACTCGGTTTCGATCCACGCGACAGTTTCCTCTACGGCGCGCTGAGCGCCTATAACCTCGTGACGTCGGTCCTGCTCGCGTTCGCGCTGTTCAGGATTCGACGAAAGGTCTAG
- the modA gene encoding molybdate ABC transporter substrate-binding protein: protein MRARFKQTVAAGILFPVVASGCSSQARPTTSITVFASSAMIKSLTTIGKQFEAENPGTAVEFIFSGSSDLSAELSNGNGADVFVSGDHDNMTTVANAGLIAAPPVPIAANSLVIATAPGNRGQIASFADLGRPGVRVAVCGVPSACAAATRQLEDRARVPLHPQYNDMTDIDVLRDVTTGKADAGLVFQTDAMNAGDKVSWFAFPESADAQVTSWIAPVKDSDQATLANKFIQDVTGPAGRKVLADAGFTEPTEKFEG from the coding sequence ATGCGCGCCCGATTTAAGCAAACCGTGGCGGCCGGTATTCTGTTCCCGGTCGTCGCGAGCGGTTGCAGCTCGCAGGCGCGTCCGACGACATCCATCACGGTGTTCGCGTCGTCGGCGATGATCAAGAGCTTGACGACGATCGGCAAACAGTTCGAGGCTGAAAACCCGGGAACAGCAGTCGAGTTCATCTTCTCCGGCTCGTCGGATCTTTCCGCCGAACTGTCGAACGGCAATGGCGCTGACGTATTTGTCTCCGGTGATCACGACAACATGACCACGGTGGCAAACGCCGGCCTGATAGCTGCTCCTCCAGTTCCCATCGCGGCGAACAGCCTGGTGATCGCGACGGCACCGGGAAACCGCGGGCAAATCGCCTCGTTCGCGGATCTTGGCCGGCCAGGGGTGCGCGTCGCGGTGTGCGGCGTCCCCAGCGCTTGCGCAGCGGCCACCCGTCAACTCGAGGACCGCGCCAGGGTGCCACTTCATCCCCAGTACAACGACATGACGGATATCGACGTTCTCCGCGATGTGACGACGGGGAAGGCCGACGCCGGCCTGGTGTTCCAGACCGATGCGATGAACGCCGGGGACAAAGTCTCATGGTTCGCATTCCCTGAATCGGCCGATGCCCAGGTCACGTCTTGGATTGCACCGGTCAAAGATTCAGATCAGGCGACTCTTGCCAACAAGTTCATCCAGGACGTCACAGGTCCGGCCGGCCGAAAGGTCCTCGCGGACGCCGGATTCACCGAACCCACGGAAAAGTTCGAGGGATAG
- a CDS encoding methyltransferase regulatory domain-containing protein, which translates to MASRHPHDLQGAVDDVRATYDEAPYESYAHPWSAPGQLAAVASSFGLNPPSTENARVLEIGCAAAGNLLPFAALHPRAKAVGVDLSLVHIEQARHRVEALALNNVELLHADIARLELDALGEFDFIVCHGVYSWVPPHVQDAILAACGRLLAPNGVAYVGYNTYPGWKAREIVRDAMLLNVGDSATADEKVSRARAMVDFLQKVAQPGTVLSRAVDDYRRTAPGAGDYYVLHEELELYNLPCYFTDFVARARSHGLDYLAEAQPEYSFATNYGPVVAEHVLEHADDQVLLEQHLDFAVNRHYRQSLLVRAGSAMQIRRTLDRSRLRRMHFAMSSAMLPDWAQFDEGQKAAVDALTDQWPWTLSWPQIVEAARNRLSGAGASPTPDLEAQIDALIEGIVVQGLGRYRLDPVSPEPSCTPIRLAEPIRRMARLTRDDTDAFVFNHWHEQLPLSPVDRYLLPLLDGSRDRDGLLAVLLDVAGQGLIHIEREDGQELDADAIRDVLAQWVDALPQRLEEMKLTSVRSISLRANGCASVTACTAPAHG; encoded by the coding sequence ATGGCCAGCCGACACCCGCACGACTTGCAAGGCGCGGTCGATGACGTGCGTGCCACATATGACGAGGCACCCTACGAATCTTACGCCCATCCCTGGTCCGCCCCAGGGCAATTGGCAGCTGTCGCATCGTCGTTCGGACTGAATCCGCCTTCGACGGAAAACGCACGTGTACTTGAAATCGGTTGTGCGGCAGCTGGGAACTTGCTTCCATTCGCGGCGTTGCACCCTCGAGCCAAAGCGGTCGGCGTCGACTTGTCGCTGGTGCACATCGAGCAGGCGCGCCACCGCGTCGAGGCCTTGGCACTCAACAACGTCGAACTCCTGCACGCAGACATCGCGCGTCTCGAACTAGATGCGCTGGGCGAGTTCGACTTCATCGTCTGCCATGGCGTGTACAGCTGGGTGCCACCTCATGTGCAGGACGCCATTCTGGCGGCCTGCGGACGGTTGCTGGCGCCCAACGGGGTGGCATATGTCGGCTACAACACATATCCCGGCTGGAAAGCCAGGGAGATCGTGCGCGATGCGATGTTGCTGAACGTCGGTGACAGCGCGACTGCCGATGAGAAGGTCAGTCGGGCGCGCGCCATGGTCGACTTCCTGCAAAAGGTGGCCCAGCCGGGCACCGTGCTCAGCAGAGCGGTAGACGACTATCGGCGGACGGCCCCAGGCGCCGGCGACTATTACGTCCTCCACGAAGAACTCGAGCTGTACAACCTGCCCTGCTATTTCACCGACTTCGTTGCGCGTGCGCGCAGCCACGGCTTGGACTATCTGGCCGAGGCCCAACCGGAATACTCATTCGCCACGAATTACGGTCCGGTCGTCGCCGAGCATGTACTCGAACATGCTGACGATCAGGTGCTGCTCGAGCAGCACCTCGACTTCGCCGTCAACCGGCACTATCGCCAGTCGCTTCTGGTCCGCGCCGGATCTGCGATGCAAATCAGACGCACCTTGGACCGAAGTCGGTTGCGCCGCATGCACTTTGCGATGTCGTCGGCCATGCTGCCCGATTGGGCGCAGTTCGACGAGGGGCAGAAGGCGGCGGTCGATGCGCTGACCGACCAATGGCCATGGACGCTGTCATGGCCGCAGATCGTCGAGGCTGCCCGCAATCGCCTCTCCGGCGCCGGCGCTTCGCCGACACCCGATCTCGAAGCGCAGATCGACGCCCTCATCGAGGGCATCGTCGTTCAGGGGCTGGGCCGTTATCGACTCGACCCGGTGTCGCCTGAGCCGTCGTGCACACCGATCCGCCTTGCGGAGCCGATACGTCGGATGGCGCGACTGACCCGCGACGACACCGATGCCTTCGTGTTCAACCACTGGCACGAACAACTGCCCTTGTCGCCGGTGGACCGCTATCTCCTACCGTTGCTCGATGGGTCCCGTGATCGGGATGGCCTGCTCGCGGTACTGCTCGACGTAGCAGGGCAGGGGTTGATCCACATCGAACGCGAGGACGGCCAGGAACTCGACGCCGACGCCATCCGTGATGTGCTGGCTCAATGGGTCGACGCGCTGCCGCAGCGGCTGGAAGAGATGAAGCTGACGAGCGTGCGCTCAATCTCGTTGAGAGCAAACGGTTGTGCATCTGTTACCGCTTGCACAGCTCCAGCACACGGTTAA
- a CDS encoding adenylate/guanylate cyclase domain-containing protein translates to MSVARRLGRVLERVTRQSGRLPDTPDYGSWLLGKSTESQARRRVRIQVILTVFILVANMIGIGAALLLVIVAFPVPSVFADAPFWITWVVGPAYILLALLVGTFWITHRTVNALRWAIEDVAPTREDQLNTFLAAWRVARAHLFLWGVGTALFTTLYGLQNTAFIPRFLFTVSFAGVVVATASYLLTEFALRPVAAQALEAGPPPRRLTAGIMGRLMLVWLLASLPVVGIALLAVFAVALQNLTETQFALAVEILAILALLVGFTLMWIVSWLTATPVRVVRSALKHVEQGDLDCNVVVFDGTELGELQRGFNTMVRGLRERERVRDLFGRHVGREVAAAAEQQRLELGGEERHVAVIFVDIIGSTQLVAGRPATEVVDLLNRFFAVIVEEVDRHHGFVNKFEGDGALAVFGAPNRLDRPEDEALAASRAIVRRIRAEVPECEAGLGVASGQAGAGNVGAKERFEYTVIGEPVNEAARLCELSKTTPGHLLASSDTVDSASEGERGHWTLGDTVTLRGLDEPTRLALPV, encoded by the coding sequence ATGAGCGTTGCGCGCAGACTGGGCCGGGTTCTGGAGAGAGTGACGCGGCAGAGCGGCAGGCTGCCCGATACGCCCGACTACGGCTCCTGGCTGTTGGGCAAATCGACGGAAAGTCAGGCGCGCCGGCGGGTCCGCATCCAAGTGATCCTGACGGTGTTCATTCTGGTCGCCAACATGATCGGCATCGGCGCGGCGCTCCTGCTGGTCATCGTGGCGTTTCCGGTGCCGAGCGTCTTCGCCGACGCACCGTTCTGGATCACGTGGGTGGTGGGCCCGGCCTACATCCTGCTGGCGCTGTTGGTCGGCACGTTCTGGATCACCCATCGGACCGTCAACGCGCTGCGGTGGGCGATCGAGGATGTCGCACCGACACGCGAAGACCAGCTGAACACCTTCCTGGCGGCATGGCGGGTCGCCAGGGCGCACCTGTTCCTGTGGGGCGTCGGGACGGCGCTGTTCACCACGCTGTACGGCTTGCAGAACACGGCATTCATCCCGCGATTCCTCTTCACTGTCAGCTTCGCCGGCGTCGTGGTCGCGACCGCCAGTTATCTGTTGACCGAGTTCGCGCTGCGACCCGTCGCCGCGCAGGCGCTCGAAGCAGGTCCGCCGCCACGCAGGCTCACTGCAGGCATCATGGGCCGACTGATGCTGGTGTGGCTTCTCGCCTCACTGCCCGTGGTCGGCATCGCGTTGCTCGCGGTGTTCGCGGTCGCGCTGCAGAACCTGACCGAGACGCAATTCGCCCTCGCCGTCGAGATTCTGGCGATCCTCGCGCTGCTCGTCGGCTTCACCTTGATGTGGATTGTGTCGTGGCTCACGGCGACCCCGGTGCGTGTCGTGCGCTCGGCGCTCAAGCATGTCGAGCAAGGCGACCTCGACTGCAACGTCGTGGTGTTCGACGGCACCGAACTCGGTGAATTACAGCGTGGCTTCAACACGATGGTGCGCGGACTGAGGGAACGCGAGCGTGTCCGTGACCTGTTCGGGCGCCACGTCGGCCGGGAGGTGGCGGCCGCCGCCGAACAGCAGCGCCTCGAACTCGGCGGCGAAGAACGCCACGTGGCGGTGATTTTCGTCGACATCATCGGTTCGACCCAATTGGTCGCGGGCCGACCCGCGACCGAGGTGGTCGACCTGCTGAACCGGTTCTTCGCCGTGATCGTCGAGGAGGTCGACCGCCATCACGGCTTCGTGAACAAGTTCGAGGGTGACGGTGCGTTGGCGGTTTTCGGCGCACCGAACCGGCTGGATCGTCCCGAGGACGAAGCGCTCGCGGCCAGTCGCGCCATCGTCAGGCGGATACGGGCGGAGGTGCCGGAGTGCGAGGCGGGCCTCGGCGTCGCCTCGGGCCAGGCGGGGGCCGGAAACGTCGGCGCCAAGGAGCGTTTCGAGTACACCGTCATCGGTGAACCCGTGAACGAAGCGGCAAGGCTGTGCGAGCTGTCCAAAACCACGCCAGGCCATCTACTCGCCTCCTCCGACACCGTGGACAGTGCCAGCGAAGGCGAGCGCGGCCACTGGACGCTCGGCGACACGGTGACGCTGCGAGGCCTCGACGAACCGACGCGGCTGGCGCTCCCGGTCTAG
- the nucS gene encoding endonuclease NucS, whose translation MRLVIAQCTVDYVGRLTAHLPSARRLLLFKADGSVSVHADDRAYKPLNWMSPPCWLSEQLDGPVPVWVVENKAGEQLRITVEDIEHDSSHELGVDPGLVKDGVEAHLQALLAEHVELLGTGYTLVRREYMTAIGPVDLLCRDEQGRSVAVEIKRRGEIDGVEQLTRYLELLNRDTVLAPVSGVFAAQQIKPQARTLATDRGIRCLTLDYDAMRGMDSAEFRLF comes from the coding sequence GTGCGTCTCGTGATCGCCCAGTGCACCGTTGACTACGTCGGGCGGCTGACCGCCCACCTCCCGTCGGCCCGCCGATTGCTGCTGTTCAAGGCGGACGGCTCGGTCAGCGTGCACGCCGACGACCGGGCCTACAAGCCGCTGAACTGGATGAGCCCACCCTGCTGGCTGTCCGAGCAGCTCGATGGCCCGGTGCCGGTGTGGGTCGTGGAGAACAAGGCGGGGGAGCAGCTCCGCATCACCGTCGAGGACATCGAGCACGATTCCAGCCACGAACTCGGCGTCGACCCCGGTCTGGTGAAGGACGGCGTCGAGGCGCATCTGCAGGCCCTGCTTGCCGAGCATGTGGAGTTGCTCGGCACCGGCTACACGCTGGTGCGCCGTGAGTACATGACCGCGATCGGACCCGTCGACCTGCTGTGCCGCGACGAGCAGGGCCGGTCGGTGGCCGTCGAGATCAAGCGGCGCGGCGAGATCGACGGCGTCGAGCAGCTCACCCGGTACCTCGAGCTGCTCAACCGCGACACGGTGCTGGCCCCGGTGAGCGGAGTCTTCGCCGCCCAACAGATCAAGCCGCAGGCCAGAACCCTCGCTACCGACCGCGGAATCCGTTGTCTCACTTTGGACTACGACGCAATGCGCGGCATGGACAGCGCCGAGTTCAGGCTGTTCTGA
- the mce gene encoding methylmalonyl-CoA epimerase, which produces MTAEQVDARPIIATALITAIDHVGIAVADLDDAIKWYHDHLGMIVLHEEVNEDQGVREAMLSVRGAPVGSAQIQLMSPLNEQSPIAKFLDKRGPGIQQLAYRVSDIDALSERLREQGIRLLYDAPRRGTADSRINFIHPKDAGGVLVELVEPAEDH; this is translated from the coding sequence ATGACTGCCGAGCAGGTCGATGCGCGACCGATCATCGCAACGGCCTTAATCACAGCAATCGACCACGTGGGCATCGCGGTCGCCGACCTCGACGACGCGATCAAGTGGTACCACGACCACCTCGGCATGATTGTCCTGCACGAAGAGGTCAACGAAGACCAGGGTGTGCGCGAGGCGATGCTGTCGGTGCGCGGCGCCCCGGTCGGTAGCGCGCAGATTCAGCTAATGTCGCCGCTGAACGAGCAGTCGCCCATCGCGAAGTTTCTCGACAAGCGCGGGCCCGGCATCCAGCAACTGGCCTACCGCGTCAGCGACATCGACGCGCTGAGCGAGCGACTCCGCGAACAGGGCATCCGGTTGCTCTACGACGCGCCCCGTCGCGGCACCGCTGATTCGCGGATCAATTTCATCCATCCCAAGGACGCGGGCGGGGTGCTGGTCGAGCTCGTCGAGCCGGCCGAAGACCACTAG
- a CDS encoding acetyl-CoA C-acetyltransferase, which produces MTTSVIVAGARTPVGKLMGSLRDFSGSDLGGIAIAGALEKAGVPASLVEYVIMGQVLTAGAGQMPARQAAVAGGIGWDVPSLTINKMCLSGIDAIALADQLIRAGEFDVVVAGGQESMTKAPHLLMDSRAGYKYGDVTVLDHMAYDGLHDVFTDQPMGALTEQRNDVDQFSRAEQDEVAARSHQKAAAAWKDGVFADEVVPVKIPQRKGDPLEFAEDEGIRANTTAESLAGLKPAFRKDGTITAGSASQISDGAAAVVVMNKDKAQELGLTWLCEIGAHGVVAGPDSTLQSQPANAIKKAIAREGISVDQLDVIEINEAFAAVALASTKELGVDPEKVNVNGGAIAIGHPIGMSGARITLHAALELARRGSGYAVAALCGAGGQGDALVLRRS; this is translated from the coding sequence ATGACGACGTCGGTGATTGTTGCTGGAGCCCGCACACCGGTCGGCAAGTTGATGGGGTCGCTGCGGGATTTCTCGGGCAGCGATCTGGGCGGCATCGCCATCGCCGGTGCGCTGGAGAAGGCAGGAGTTCCGGCGTCGCTCGTCGAATACGTGATCATGGGTCAGGTGCTGACCGCCGGGGCCGGTCAAATGCCCGCTCGGCAGGCCGCCGTCGCCGGAGGGATCGGCTGGGATGTGCCCTCGCTGACCATCAACAAGATGTGTTTGTCCGGCATCGACGCCATCGCGCTGGCTGATCAACTCATCCGCGCAGGCGAATTCGACGTCGTCGTGGCCGGCGGCCAGGAGTCGATGACCAAGGCGCCGCACCTGCTGATGGACAGCCGCGCCGGCTACAAGTACGGCGACGTCACCGTGCTCGACCACATGGCATACGACGGTCTGCATGACGTGTTCACCGACCAACCGATGGGCGCGCTGACCGAGCAGCGCAACGACGTCGACCAGTTCAGCCGTGCCGAGCAGGACGAGGTCGCCGCGCGCTCACACCAAAAGGCTGCTGCGGCATGGAAAGACGGCGTCTTCGCCGACGAGGTGGTGCCGGTGAAGATCCCACAGCGCAAGGGTGATCCGCTGGAGTTCGCCGAGGACGAAGGCATCCGCGCCAACACCACGGCGGAATCGTTGGCCGGGCTCAAACCGGCGTTTCGCAAGGACGGCACCATCACTGCCGGTTCGGCGTCGCAGATCTCCGACGGCGCCGCCGCCGTCGTGGTGATGAATAAGGACAAGGCGCAGGAACTGGGATTGACCTGGCTGTGCGAGATCGGCGCGCACGGCGTCGTCGCGGGCCCAGACTCCACCCTGCAGTCGCAACCGGCGAACGCGATCAAGAAAGCCATTGCCCGCGAAGGCATTTCGGTTGATCAGCTCGACGTGATCGAGATCAACGAGGCGTTCGCGGCGGTGGCGCTGGCGTCGACGAAGGAACTCGGCGTCGATCCGGAGAAGGTCAACGTCAACGGCGGGGCCATCGCGATCGGCCACCCGATCGGCATGTCCGGCGCGCGGATCACCCTGCACGCCGCGCTCGAGCTGGCACGTCGCGGTTCGGGCTACGCCGTGGCCGCGCTGTGCGGCGCAGGCGGCCAAGGCGACGCGCTGGTCCTGCGTCGGAGCTAG
- a CDS encoding DUF3817 domain-containing protein — protein sequence MAPMTPAFDLRSAAGWFRLIAMAEAVSWVGLLIGMYFKYLGTPRTEIGVKVFGMAHGLIFIGFVVAGLLVGIAHNWAARTWLLALLASVVPLASVIFLIWADRTGRLGVAGAAAAVVQPGRRAPETT from the coding sequence ATGGCGCCCATGACACCCGCATTCGACCTTCGGTCCGCCGCAGGTTGGTTTCGACTGATCGCCATGGCGGAAGCCGTGAGCTGGGTCGGTCTGCTGATCGGCATGTACTTCAAGTACCTGGGCACACCGCGCACCGAGATCGGCGTCAAGGTGTTCGGCATGGCCCACGGGCTGATCTTCATCGGCTTCGTGGTCGCCGGTCTGCTGGTCGGGATCGCCCACAACTGGGCCGCGCGAACATGGTTGCTGGCGTTGCTGGCGAGCGTCGTGCCATTGGCCAGTGTGATCTTCCTCATATGGGCTGATCGGACCGGCCGGCTCGGGGTTGCCGGGGCGGCTGCGGCGGTCGTGCAACCGGGACGGCGCGCACCGGAAACGACGTGA
- a CDS encoding tetratricopeptide repeat protein, translating into MSRPRPPIAASMAGAVDLSGLKQRPAPSGEGAAGGAQPAGVEITEANLEAEVLVRSNEVPVVVLLWSPRSEASVQLGDILGQLAAADSGKWSLTTVNVDTVPRVAQMFGVQAVPTVVALAAGQPISSFQGVQPPEQLRRWVDSLLDATAGKLSGGGDEPEQVDPELAKAREHLDNGDFDAALTAYQALLDANPNHAEAKGAVRQIGFLQRATSRAPGAIVAADAKPDDIELAFAAADVDILQQNVAAAFDRLIGLVKRTAGDDRTKVRTRLIELFDLFDPADPEVIAGRRKLANALY; encoded by the coding sequence GTGAGCCGTCCACGACCCCCTATCGCGGCCTCCATGGCCGGTGCAGTCGATCTGTCAGGTCTCAAGCAACGACCGGCGCCGTCCGGTGAGGGTGCCGCAGGCGGCGCCCAGCCTGCCGGCGTCGAGATCACCGAAGCCAACCTCGAAGCCGAGGTGCTTGTCCGGTCCAACGAGGTGCCTGTCGTCGTGTTGCTGTGGTCACCCCGCAGCGAGGCCAGTGTGCAGCTCGGTGACATCCTCGGCCAGCTCGCGGCCGCCGACAGCGGCAAATGGTCGCTGACGACGGTGAACGTCGACACGGTGCCGCGGGTGGCGCAGATGTTCGGCGTGCAGGCGGTGCCCACGGTGGTGGCCCTGGCCGCTGGACAGCCGATCTCGAGCTTCCAGGGGGTGCAGCCGCCCGAACAGCTGCGCCGGTGGGTCGACTCCCTCCTGGACGCGACCGCGGGCAAGCTCAGCGGCGGAGGAGACGAACCCGAACAGGTCGATCCCGAACTGGCCAAAGCGCGTGAACACCTCGACAACGGGGACTTCGATGCGGCGTTGACGGCGTATCAAGCCCTGCTCGACGCGAACCCGAACCATGCAGAGGCCAAGGGCGCGGTGCGTCAGATCGGTTTCCTGCAGCGCGCCACGTCACGCGCGCCTGGCGCGATCGTCGCCGCCGACGCCAAACCCGATGACATCGAATTGGCTTTCGCCGCCGCTGATGTCGACATCCTGCAGCAGAACGTCGCGGCGGCGTTCGACAGGCTGATCGGCTTGGTCAAGCGGACCGCAGGCGACGACCGGACCAAGGTCCGCACCCGGCTGATCGAGTTGTTCGACCTGTTCGACCCGGCCGACCCGGAGGTCATCGCGGGCCGACGCAAGCTGGCGAACGCGCTCTACTGA